ATAACGATCGCCCGTACCGATTCATCGGCGTTCGCTTCGTTCAGTGCGGCTTTCAGATCAGCGATAAGCTCGTCATTCAACGCATTACGCTTGTCAGGACGGTTAAGCGTGATAATTCGAATACTGCCGTCGTTTTCTATCAGAACTGAACTCATATCTTTGATTGTTAATTGTTAATTCGCTGATTGTAAATTGGATAGCAGACTACTCATTGACCAATTAACAATCAGCGAATTAACAATTTACAATTTGTCGTCTCGCTTTGAGGTCTTGACGATGCTGGTTAACATCTTTGCAAGTTCCTTTCGGTCGGCTTCGATAGACTCGAACTCATGATCCTTCAACAAACCTGCATAATGTATCAATACCAACCAATACTCAGTCTCGTCGGCTCGTTGCAAGGCCTTAGCCATGTTCAAAACAAAAGATTCGGGTGACTCGCCGCTTTCGGCGAGTATTACAAACTTTCCAACGCCCGTTCCCGAAGTTAACACCTCACGACTGAGCGAAAACTCCTTATGCTCTTCAGCAAGATGCCGAGACAATTTCACGACCCGTAAAGCAAATGCAAGAGACTTTGAAACGATGGGATTGTCTTTCATTGTGAACTGTAAATTGGCTAATTGTTAATTGGAAGATCGATGTCATCGACATCAATATACATCCGCAACAACGCGGTCGAGAATGTTTTCCCTTGAGCATCGGTCATTAGGCTCAGCGTCCCCCCGCCGCCTAGGCTACCGTGCAATAAAAAATTCAGGGCACCGAGATTCGGCAATTCGAAACGCTCGACGTCGCCTTTGACCATTGGTCCGAAATGCTCCTTTACTCGTTCGGCCGTAACTTCGCGGACTAGTATCGGGTAAT
This sequence is a window from Acidobacteriota bacterium. Protein-coding genes within it:
- a CDS encoding four helix bundle protein produces the protein MKDNPIVSKSLAFALRVVKLSRHLAEEHKEFSLSREVLTSGTGVGKFVILAESGESPESFVLNMAKALQRADETEYWLVLIHYAGLLKDHEFESIEADRKELAKMLTSIVKTSKRDDKL